The Xenopus tropicalis strain Nigerian chromosome 2, UCB_Xtro_10.0, whole genome shotgun sequence genome window below encodes:
- the pnpla4 gene encoding patatin-like phospholipase domain-containing protein 4 isoform X2, with the protein MNHLNLSFSASGFLGIYHLGAASALLKHGQKMLKYVKCFAGASAGSLVATVLLTAPDKIKESKEFLYAFSEDVRKQKLGAMTPAYDFMKNLRGGIESILPVNAHEMAEHRLYVSITNAKSRKNCLVSHFASREELIKVLLASSYVPLYAGIKAVDYKGEKWFDGGFTDSLPHLPNGRTITVSPFSGRLDICPQDKPLWDLYVTFAKHSILLSEANLRRLNQALFPPRQEKMEAIFQDGYKDAVNFLQLEKWYEHC; encoded by the exons ATGAACCATTTAAACCTGTCCTTTTCCGCATCTGGGTTTCTTGGGATTTACCACTTGGGGGCAGCATCTGCTCTTTTAAAACATGGTCAAAAAATGCTGAAGTACGTGAAATGCTTTGCGGGGGCTTCTGCGGGTTCCCTGGTTGCCACTGTCCTTTTAACAGCTCCAGACAAAATAAAG GAAAGCAAGGAATTTCTCTATGCTTTTTCCGAAGATGTCAGGAAACAGAAACTGGGAGCCATGACACCAGCTTATGACTTTATGAAAAATTTAAG GGGAGGCATAGAATCTATTCTTCCTGTGAATGCTCATGAAATGGCGGAACATCGTCTCTATGTATCAATCACAAATGCTAAAAGCAGAAAAAACTGTTTGGTTTCACATTTTGCATCCAGAGAAGAGCTCATTAAG GTACTTTTGGCAAGTAGCTATGTGCCATTATATGCAGGTATCAAAGCAGTGGATTATAAAggagag AAGTGGTTTGATGGAGGCTTTACTGATAGTTTGCCTCATTTGCCCAATGGACGAACCATAACTGTGTCACCTTTTTCTGGTCGACTAGACATATGCCCACAGGATAAACCACTATGGGATTTATATGTTACATTTGCAAAGCACAGTATATTG CTATCAGAAGCCAATCTTAGACGACTCAATCAAGCATTGTTCCCTCCAAGGCAAGAAAAAATGGAAGCTATTTTTCAAGATGGATATAAAGATGCAGTGAACTTTTTGCAATTAGAGAAATGGTATGAACACTGCTGA
- the pnpla4 gene encoding patatin-like phospholipase domain-containing protein 4 isoform X1 has translation MPHSAWVNCYTRKQGRMNHLNLSFSASGFLGIYHLGAASALLKHGQKMLKYVKCFAGASAGSLVATVLLTAPDKIKESKEFLYAFSEDVRKQKLGAMTPAYDFMKNLRGGIESILPVNAHEMAEHRLYVSITNAKSRKNCLVSHFASREELIKVLLASSYVPLYAGIKAVDYKGEKWFDGGFTDSLPHLPNGRTITVSPFSGRLDICPQDKPLWDLYVTFAKHSILLSEANLRRLNQALFPPRQEKMEAIFQDGYKDAVNFLQLEKWYEHC, from the exons ATGCCACATTCTGCCTGGGTGAATTGCTACACACGCAAGCAG GGAAGAATGAACCATTTAAACCTGTCCTTTTCCGCATCTGGGTTTCTTGGGATTTACCACTTGGGGGCAGCATCTGCTCTTTTAAAACATGGTCAAAAAATGCTGAAGTACGTGAAATGCTTTGCGGGGGCTTCTGCGGGTTCCCTGGTTGCCACTGTCCTTTTAACAGCTCCAGACAAAATAAAG GAAAGCAAGGAATTTCTCTATGCTTTTTCCGAAGATGTCAGGAAACAGAAACTGGGAGCCATGACACCAGCTTATGACTTTATGAAAAATTTAAG GGGAGGCATAGAATCTATTCTTCCTGTGAATGCTCATGAAATGGCGGAACATCGTCTCTATGTATCAATCACAAATGCTAAAAGCAGAAAAAACTGTTTGGTTTCACATTTTGCATCCAGAGAAGAGCTCATTAAG GTACTTTTGGCAAGTAGCTATGTGCCATTATATGCAGGTATCAAAGCAGTGGATTATAAAggagag AAGTGGTTTGATGGAGGCTTTACTGATAGTTTGCCTCATTTGCCCAATGGACGAACCATAACTGTGTCACCTTTTTCTGGTCGACTAGACATATGCCCACAGGATAAACCACTATGGGATTTATATGTTACATTTGCAAAGCACAGTATATTG CTATCAGAAGCCAATCTTAGACGACTCAATCAAGCATTGTTCCCTCCAAGGCAAGAAAAAATGGAAGCTATTTTTCAAGATGGATATAAAGATGCAGTGAACTTTTTGCAATTAGAGAAATGGTATGAACACTGCTGA
- the pnpla4 gene encoding patatin-like phospholipase domain-containing protein 4 isoform X3, with the protein MPHSAWVNCYTRKQGRMNHLNLSFSASGFLGIYHLGAASALLKHGQKMLKYVKCFAGASAGSLVATVLLTAPDKIKESKEFLYAFSEDVRKQKLGAMTPAYDFMKNLRGGIESILPVNAHEMAEHRLYVSITNAKSRKNCLVSHFASREELIKVLLASSYVPLYAGIKAVDYKGEKWFDGGFTDSLPHLPNGRTITVSPFSGRLDICPQDKPLWDLYVTFAKHSILNTEG; encoded by the exons ATGCCACATTCTGCCTGGGTGAATTGCTACACACGCAAGCAG GGAAGAATGAACCATTTAAACCTGTCCTTTTCCGCATCTGGGTTTCTTGGGATTTACCACTTGGGGGCAGCATCTGCTCTTTTAAAACATGGTCAAAAAATGCTGAAGTACGTGAAATGCTTTGCGGGGGCTTCTGCGGGTTCCCTGGTTGCCACTGTCCTTTTAACAGCTCCAGACAAAATAAAG GAAAGCAAGGAATTTCTCTATGCTTTTTCCGAAGATGTCAGGAAACAGAAACTGGGAGCCATGACACCAGCTTATGACTTTATGAAAAATTTAAG GGGAGGCATAGAATCTATTCTTCCTGTGAATGCTCATGAAATGGCGGAACATCGTCTCTATGTATCAATCACAAATGCTAAAAGCAGAAAAAACTGTTTGGTTTCACATTTTGCATCCAGAGAAGAGCTCATTAAG GTACTTTTGGCAAGTAGCTATGTGCCATTATATGCAGGTATCAAAGCAGTGGATTATAAAggagag AAGTGGTTTGATGGAGGCTTTACTGATAGTTTGCCTCATTTGCCCAATGGACGAACCATAACTGTGTCACCTTTTTCTGGTCGACTAGACATATGCCCACAGGATAAACCACTATGGGATTTATATGTTACATTTGCAAAGCACAGTATATTG AACACAGAAGGGTAA
- the pnpla4 gene encoding patatin-like phospholipase domain-containing protein 4 isoform X4 — protein sequence MTPAYDFMKNLRGGIESILPVNAHEMAEHRLYVSITNAKSRKNCLVSHFASREELIKVLLASSYVPLYAGIKAVDYKGEKWFDGGFTDSLPHLPNGRTITVSPFSGRLDICPQDKPLWDLYVTFAKHSILLSEANLRRLNQALFPPRQEKMEAIFQDGYKDAVNFLQLEKWYEHC from the exons ATGACACCAGCTTATGACTTTATGAAAAATTTAAG GGGAGGCATAGAATCTATTCTTCCTGTGAATGCTCATGAAATGGCGGAACATCGTCTCTATGTATCAATCACAAATGCTAAAAGCAGAAAAAACTGTTTGGTTTCACATTTTGCATCCAGAGAAGAGCTCATTAAG GTACTTTTGGCAAGTAGCTATGTGCCATTATATGCAGGTATCAAAGCAGTGGATTATAAAggagag AAGTGGTTTGATGGAGGCTTTACTGATAGTTTGCCTCATTTGCCCAATGGACGAACCATAACTGTGTCACCTTTTTCTGGTCGACTAGACATATGCCCACAGGATAAACCACTATGGGATTTATATGTTACATTTGCAAAGCACAGTATATTG CTATCAGAAGCCAATCTTAGACGACTCAATCAAGCATTGTTCCCTCCAAGGCAAGAAAAAATGGAAGCTATTTTTCAAGATGGATATAAAGATGCAGTGAACTTTTTGCAATTAGAGAAATGGTATGAACACTGCTGA